A region of Cataglyphis hispanica isolate Lineage 1 chromosome 8, ULB_Chis1_1.0, whole genome shotgun sequence DNA encodes the following proteins:
- the LOC126851769 gene encoding host cell factor 1 isoform X4, producing the protein MAAPMLKWKRIANPTGPQPRPRHGHRAVAIKDLMVVFGGGNEGIVDELHVYNTATNQWFVPSTKGDIPPGCAAYGFVVDGTRILVFGGMVEYGKYSNELYELQASRWEWKRLKPKPPKHEPPPCPRLGHSFTLIGNRVFLFGGLANDSDDPKNNIPRYLNDLYTLELLPNGQTAWDVPQTHGHAPPPRESHTGVAYTDRTTGKSCLVIYGGMSGCRLGDLWFLDVDSMTWNKPVVHGPTPLPRSLHTATLIGHRMYVFGGWVPLVVDDVKVATHEKEWKCTSTLACLNLETLTWEQLTVDSLEENVPRARAGHCAVGVHSRLYVWSGRDGYRKAWNNQVCCKDLWYLEVSKPAPPSRVQLVRASTQTLEVSWTASPSAQYYILQIQKYDMPPAATGTFPPVSAPAPVAPIVSTTPAAAVTTPVMAATPATVPVTSPPVTTVAALPPTIPSAAAAARSTVTSTVTTPLRVQSTAQSPVQKVVSPQVVQKPASPMTPRVVTSNVIRIRSPLTSTVATAIPTAVAVATTEQQQQNTVTATTTVASGQTPAAAMSGIAALAAAAAATPKITMNNVPIIPQAGAVTTTNTIRMKNVQPSQQIRFAAPGATVLRTTSPQQSKQIILQKPGQNISGQQIVHLLKTGQGMVTTVPKVSLIPGKTVQATGAKPLNQGPTILRLVNPNTVAGSKILTTMKASSLVAMSKGQNITGKQTIMITKPGGNGGLVGRPNQIIVVTTGSGLRAVQAVTTSQAGTGQGGNITTPVNVLPLSATNHVTNQQGVKMIVVSSGAMGGGTAGKPITITVPGQGGVPKTVTIATKGSPQAIFNPGKSQIVAVPQMQKTPEAVISGKPVTLQMSGGIGAKTVTLMPTSSSIVTTSSASDSIDTGKMLFVSSQKQPSASLASTSDGPATTDAAIAALAAEAGLIDPVPEPSGGLSFMVAADDGAGDGGQMEDSCNGNEATTAAALVSQMDAGEPMQVDGDGNFVLPQVDGPIDALLSEDEEKMDLDEEPAPSESATESTNIDESAAVTEQDVNIQPENVQTEESTVNEEAATTEATTDLPESIIPSTTSEIPEEVPDNPPVDEVPIETSADDAEQPSEKEADIKPLIDEAKMTKPDSPLIQSPVEVPSEQTTLEDIANPTVTKTDETQQEESSQAKDKELESHSAEDEKPSAVENLSIEDTSHLSKDEIQETEKKVKEETEPEIDLPGENSLIKSEDANESMITDDATLTAAVNITPTTTPVITPSIQLKLEPTTDEPMEQDKSPDLPISSINGVALPLEKETESVAKVHTPVKVEVKDELASSKRENLKQDKLNDSRSETGDDSTALTTLATAALGSAESPIKVKSEQSEEEKKEAEWYDVGVIKGTSFTVQHYYLPGDEPLDITQPLTMDVFKGRAKVALEPGTAYKFRVAAVNTCGQSAWSEVAAFKTCLPGFPGAPSAIKISKSADGAQISWEPPPSNVGPILEYSVYLAVRSTALNNDGEPKTVVSNPNQLAFIRVYCGSSNSCSVNNSALNAAHVDTTTKPAIIFRIAARNDKGYGPATQVRWLQDPTTAVKSNPQAKRPGTDLRSQVTSPQKKMKMETAGDNFS; encoded by the exons ATGGCGGCACCCATGCTAAAGTGGAAGCGGATCGCGAATCCGACCGGGCCCCAGCCGAGACCGAGGCATGGACACCGGGCGGTCGCCATTAAGGATCTCATGGTGGTGTTCGGCGGCGGTAACGAGGGCATCGTCGACGAGCTACACGTATACAACACGG CAACAAACCAATGGTTCGTGCCGTCCACAAAGGGAGATATCCCGCCAGGATGCGCGGCGTACGGCTTCGTCGTCGATGGCACGCGTATCCTGGTCTTTGGCGGAATGGTGGAGTACGGCAAGTACTCCAACGAGCTATACGAACTTCAAGCGAGTCGATGGGAATGGAAACGCTTAAAGCCGAAGCCGCCTAAACATGAGCCACCGCCTTGTCCGCGTTTGGGACACAGTTTCACTCTTATCGGCAACAGGGTCTTCCTCTTCGGCGGTCTCGCGAACGACAGCGACGATCCAAAAAACAATATACCGAGATATCTGAACGATCTGTACACCCTCGAGCTCCTTCCCAATGGCCAAACGGCCTGGGATGTGCCGCAGACGCACGGGCACGCGCCACCACCCAGAGAATCTCACACAGGAGTCGCATACACGGATCGTACGACGGGTAAATCTTGTCTGGTGATTTACGGCGGTATGAGCGGCTGTCGTCTGGGCGATTTGTGGTTTCTCGATGTCGATTCGATGACCTGGAATAAACCGGTGGTTCACGGACCCACTCCTCTGCCGCGATCATTACATACTGCCACTTTGATCGGTCATCGCATGTACGTGTTCGGGGGATGGGTGCCATTAGTCGTCGACGACGTTAAAGTCGCGACGCACGAGAAAGAGTGGAAATGCACAAGCACGCTAGCATGCTTGAATCTAG aaactCTTACATGGGAACAATTAACAGTCGATTCTCTGGAGGAAAATGTTCCGCGCGCTCGCGCTGGTCACTGTGCGGTTGGTGTGCACAGTAGACTCTACGTGTGGTCTGGTAGGGACGGCTATCGTAAAGCTTGGAACAACCAG GTTTGCTGCAAGGATCTATGGTATCTCGAGGTCAGTAAACCGGCGCCGCCTTCCAGAGTTCAACTGGTTAGGGCTTCCACGCAAACGTTGGAAGTCAGCTGGACAGCGAGCCCGTCCGCGCAATATTATATCCTTCAGATACAGAAGTACGACATGCCGCCGGCGGCGACCGGAACTTTCCCACCTGTGAGCGCACCGGCGCCTGTAGCACCCATCGTCAGCACCACCCCCGCAGCGGCGGTGACGACTCCCGTGATGGCGGCAACCCCCGCGACTGTACCCGTTACGTCTCCGCCTGTGACCACGGTCGCTGCTCTTCCTCCGACTATCCCAtccgccgccgctgccgccaGATCAACTGTCACATCGACGGTGACGACTCCGTTGCGAGTCCAATCGACTGCGCAAAGTCCCGTACAAAAGGTGGTGTCACCACAAGTGGTGCAAAAGCCGGCGAGCCCCATGACTCCGAGGGTCGTGACCAGTAATGTCATACGTATTCGCTCTCCCCTTACATCCACAGTCGCAACAGCAATACCGACGGCGGTAGCCGTAGCCACTACCGAGCAACAACAGCAAAACACTGTGACCGCGACTACAACTGTGGCGTCCGGCCAAACACCCGCCGCCGCAATGTCTGGCATCGCCGCTCTGGCCGCAGCGGCAGCCGCCACTCCAAAAATCACCATGAACAATGTCCCCATTATACCACAGGCCGGTGCCGTGACTACGACCAATACCATCAGAATGAAGAATGTTCAACCGAGTCAGCAGATACGCTTTGCTGCGCCAGGTGCTACAGTATTGCGTACCACTTCGCCGCAACAAAGCAAACAGATCATACTGCAGAAGCCCGGCCAGAACATATCTGGTCAGCAGATAGTGCATCTTCTCAAGACCGGACAGGGTATGGTGACCACGGTGCCCAAAGTGAGCCTTATTCCCGGCAAGACTGTTCAAGCGACTGGCGCGAAACCTCTCAATCAAGGACCGACAATATTGCGACTGGTAAATCCTAATACGGTGGCAGGATCAAAGATTCTGACGACCATGAAGGCATCCAGCCTAGTAGCGATGAGCAAAGGACAGAATATTACGGGCAAGCAAACTATAATGATTACCAAACCAGGAGGCAATGGCGGATTGGTTGGTAGACCTAATCAAATCATTGTCGTTACTACCGGTTCGGGTCTTAGAGCTGTGCAAGCTGTGACGACATCACAAGCTGGTACGGGACAAGGGGGTAACATTACTACTCCTGTCAACGTCTTACCGTTGTCGGCTACGAATCACGTCACAAATCAGCAAGGCGTCAAAATGATCGTTGTTTCTTCGGGAGCGATGGGCGGTGGAACTGCCGGCAAGCCAATCACTATCACAGTCCCAGGACAGGGCGGTGTACCAAAGACAGTGACTATCGCTACGAAAGGCAGTCCGCAAGCCATCTTCAATCCCGGCAAGAGTCAAATCGTTGCCGTGCCACAAATGCAAAAAACTCCC gAAGCAGTGATCTCTGGAAAACCAGTGACCTTGCAAATGTCGGGAGGCATAGGTGCAAAGACGGTGACGCTTATGCCAACAAGTAGTTCTATAGTAACTACTTCGAGTGCATCAGATTCGATAGACACCGGTAAAATGCTCTTTGTTTCTTCGCAAAAACAACCTTCAGCTTCCTTAG caTCTACGTCTGACGGGCCAGCTACTACAGACGCTGCGATAGCCGCGTTAGCAGCAGAGGCAGGTCTGATAGATCCCGTTCCGGAACCATCTGGTGGCTTGTCATTTATGGTAGCTGCGGATGATGGTGCTGGAGACGGAGGACAGATGGAGGACAGTTGTAACGGTAACGAAGCAACCACAGCGGCCGCTTTAGTTTCGCAGATGGATGCGGGCGAACCGATGCAAGTCGACGGCGATGGAAACTTTGTACTTCCACAAGTTGACGGACCGATCGATGCTCTCTTATCGGAAGACGAGGAGAAGATGGATCTAGACGAAGAACCTGCTCCTTCGGAAAGCGCGACCGAATCGACTAATATTGACGAGTCAGCAGCGGTCACGGAACAAGACGTTAATATTCAGCCTGAGAATGTCCAAACGGAAGAATCTACAGTAAATGAAGAAGCCGCCACGACCGAAGCAACAACTGACCTTCCAGAATCGATTATTCCTTCCACCACCAGCGAAATTCCCGAGGAAGTTCCTGATAATCCTCCAGTCGATGAAGTACCTATCGAAACTAGCGCTGATGATGCGGAACAGCCGAGTGAAAAGGAAGCAGATATTAAACCGTTAATTGACGAAGCGAAAATGACGAAACCTGATTCACCTTTGATACAATCGCCCGTGGAAGTTCCATCCGAACAGACGACTTTGGAGGACATCGCAAATCCGACGGTGACAAAAACGGACGAAACCCAACAAGAAGAGAGTAGCCAAGCAAAAGATAAAGAGCTCGAATCGCATTCTGCTGAAGATGAAAAGCCCTCGGCGGTTGAGAATCTATCTATCGAAGATACATCGCATCTTTCCAAAGATGAAATTCAAGAAACTGAGAAGAAAGTGAAGGAAGAGACGGAACCGGAAATCGATCTTCCGGGCGAGAATTCTCTCATAAAATCGGAAGATGCCAATGAATCGATGATCACTGACGATGCAACATTGACTGCTGCAGTTAATATAACGCCGACAACGACTCCCGTCATTACGCCGAGTATACAATTGAAACTGGAACCAACAACGGACGAACCTATGGAACAAGACAAGTCACCCGATCTACCAATATCGTCGATCAACGGTGTCGCCTTACCTCTCGAAAAGGAAACAGAAAGCGTAGCAAAAGTACACACTCCTGTGAAAGTGGAGGTGAAAGACGAACTCGCGTCttcgaagagagaaaatttgaagCAAGATAAGCTCAATGATTCTAGATCGGAAACTGGAGACGACTCGACGGCTTTGACGACGTTGGCTACTGCTGCTTTGGGATCAGCCGAGTCACCGATAAAAGTTAAAAGCGAACAG AGCgaggaggagaagaaagagGCAGAATGGTATGACGTGGGAGTAATAAAAGGAACCAGCTTCACGGTCCAGCATTATTACCTTCCTGGCGATGAGCCTTTAGATATTACGCAACCCTTGACGATGGATGTTTTTAAAGGAAGAGCTAAAGTAGCATTAGAACCTGGAACTGCCTACAAATTCAGAGTTGCCGCTGTGAATACTTGCGGACAAAGTGCCTGGAGCGAG GTAGCAGCATTCAAGACGTGTCTTCCGGGCTTTCCGGGCGCACCGAgcgctataaaaatatcaaagtccGCAGACGGCGCACAAATCTCTTGGGAACCGCCGCCAAGCAATGTCGGTCCCATCCTCGAATATTCCGTCTACCTGGCAGTGCGGAGCACCGCGTTGAACAATGACGGGGAACCGAAAACAGTCGTGTCGAATCCAAATCAGTTAGCCTTTATTAGAGTTTATTGCGGTTCGAGTAATTCCTGTTCGGTGAACAATAGTGCCCTTAATGCCGCTCACGTGGACACCACTACGAAACCGGCCATAATCTTTAGAATAGCAGCACGAAACGACAAGGGTTATGGACCGGCGACTCAAGTCAGGTGGCTGCAAG ATCCAACCACAGCTGTGAAAAGTAATCCGCAAGCGAAGAGACCCGGCACGGACCTACGCTCGCAGGTGACCTCTCCGCAGAAGAAGATGAAGATGGAAACAGCCGGTGATAATTTCTCGTGA
- the LOC126851769 gene encoding host cell factor 1 isoform X3 produces the protein MAAPMLKWKRIANPTGPQPRPRHGHRAVAIKDLMVVFGGGNEGIVDELHVYNTATNQWFVPSTKGDIPPGCAAYGFVVDGTRILVFGGMVEYGKYSNELYELQASRWEWKRLKPKPPKHEPPPCPRLGHSFTLIGNRVFLFGGLANDSDDPKNNIPRYLNDLYTLELLPNGQTAWDVPQTHGHAPPPRESHTGVAYTDRTTGKSCLVIYGGMSGCRLGDLWFLDVDSMTWNKPVVHGPTPLPRSLHTATLIGHRMYVFGGWVPLVVDDVKVATHEKEWKCTSTLACLNLETLTWEQLTVDSLEENVPRARAGHCAVGVHSRLYVWSGRDGYRKAWNNQVCCKDLWYLEVSKPAPPSRVQLVRASTQTLEVSWTASPSAQYYILQIQKYDMPPAATGTFPPVSAPAPVAPIVSTTPAAAVTTPVMAATPATVPVTSPPVTTVAALPPTIPSAAAAARSTVTSTVTTPLRVQSTAQSPVQKVVSPQVVQKPASPMTPRVVTSNVIRIRSPLTSTVATAIPTAVAVATTEQQQQNTVTATTTVASGQTPAAAMSGIAALAAAAAATPKITMNNVPIIPQAGAVTTTNTIRMKNVQPSQQIRFAAPGATVLRTTSPQQSKQIILQKPGQNISGQQIVHLLKTGQGMVTTVPKVSLIPGKTVQATGAKPLNQGPTILRLVNPNTVAGSKILTTMKASSLVAMSKGQNITGKQTIMITKPGGNGGLVGRPNQIIVVTTGSGLRAVQAVTTSQAGTGQGGNITTPVNVLPLSATNHVTNQQGVKMIVVSSGAMGGGTAGKPITITVPGQGGVPKTVTIATKGSPQAIFNPGKSQIVAVPQMQKTPEAVISGKPVTLQMSGGIGAKTVTLMPTSSSIVTTSSASDSIDTGKMLFVSSQKQPSASLASTSDGPATTDAAIAALAAEAGLIDPVPEPSGGLSFMVAADDGAGDGGQMEDSCNGNEATTAAALVSQMDAGEPMQVDGDGNFVLPQVDGPIDALLSEDEEKMDLDEEPAPSESATESTNIDESAAVTEQDVNIQPENVQTEESTVNEEAATTEATTDLPESIIPSTTSEIPEEVPDNPPVDEVPIETSADDAEQPSEKEADIKPLIDEAKMTKPDSPLIQSPVEVPSEQTTLEDIANPTVTKTDETQQEESSQAKDKELESHSAEDEKPSAVENLSIEDTSHLSKDEIQETEKKVKEETEPEIDLPGENSLIKSEDANESMITDDATLTAAVNITPTTTPVITPSIQLKLEPTTDEPMEQDKSPDLPISSINGVALPLEKETESVAKVHTPVKVEVKDELASSKRENLKQDKLNDSRSETGDDSTALTTLATAALGSAESPIKVKSEQSEEEKKEAEWYDVGVIKGTSFTVQHYYLPGDEPLDITQPLTMDVFKGRAKVALEPGTAYKFRVAAVNTCGQSAWSEVAAFKTCLPGFPGAPSAIKISKSADGAQISWEPPPSNVGPILEYSVYLAVRSTALNNDGEPKTVVSNPNQLAFIRVYCGSSNSCSVNNSALNAAHVDTTTKPAIIFRIAARNDKGYGPATQVRWLQADPTTAVKSNPQAKRPGTDLRSQVTSPQKKMKMETAGDNFS, from the exons ATGGCGGCACCCATGCTAAAGTGGAAGCGGATCGCGAATCCGACCGGGCCCCAGCCGAGACCGAGGCATGGACACCGGGCGGTCGCCATTAAGGATCTCATGGTGGTGTTCGGCGGCGGTAACGAGGGCATCGTCGACGAGCTACACGTATACAACACGG CAACAAACCAATGGTTCGTGCCGTCCACAAAGGGAGATATCCCGCCAGGATGCGCGGCGTACGGCTTCGTCGTCGATGGCACGCGTATCCTGGTCTTTGGCGGAATGGTGGAGTACGGCAAGTACTCCAACGAGCTATACGAACTTCAAGCGAGTCGATGGGAATGGAAACGCTTAAAGCCGAAGCCGCCTAAACATGAGCCACCGCCTTGTCCGCGTTTGGGACACAGTTTCACTCTTATCGGCAACAGGGTCTTCCTCTTCGGCGGTCTCGCGAACGACAGCGACGATCCAAAAAACAATATACCGAGATATCTGAACGATCTGTACACCCTCGAGCTCCTTCCCAATGGCCAAACGGCCTGGGATGTGCCGCAGACGCACGGGCACGCGCCACCACCCAGAGAATCTCACACAGGAGTCGCATACACGGATCGTACGACGGGTAAATCTTGTCTGGTGATTTACGGCGGTATGAGCGGCTGTCGTCTGGGCGATTTGTGGTTTCTCGATGTCGATTCGATGACCTGGAATAAACCGGTGGTTCACGGACCCACTCCTCTGCCGCGATCATTACATACTGCCACTTTGATCGGTCATCGCATGTACGTGTTCGGGGGATGGGTGCCATTAGTCGTCGACGACGTTAAAGTCGCGACGCACGAGAAAGAGTGGAAATGCACAAGCACGCTAGCATGCTTGAATCTAG aaactCTTACATGGGAACAATTAACAGTCGATTCTCTGGAGGAAAATGTTCCGCGCGCTCGCGCTGGTCACTGTGCGGTTGGTGTGCACAGTAGACTCTACGTGTGGTCTGGTAGGGACGGCTATCGTAAAGCTTGGAACAACCAG GTTTGCTGCAAGGATCTATGGTATCTCGAGGTCAGTAAACCGGCGCCGCCTTCCAGAGTTCAACTGGTTAGGGCTTCCACGCAAACGTTGGAAGTCAGCTGGACAGCGAGCCCGTCCGCGCAATATTATATCCTTCAGATACAGAAGTACGACATGCCGCCGGCGGCGACCGGAACTTTCCCACCTGTGAGCGCACCGGCGCCTGTAGCACCCATCGTCAGCACCACCCCCGCAGCGGCGGTGACGACTCCCGTGATGGCGGCAACCCCCGCGACTGTACCCGTTACGTCTCCGCCTGTGACCACGGTCGCTGCTCTTCCTCCGACTATCCCAtccgccgccgctgccgccaGATCAACTGTCACATCGACGGTGACGACTCCGTTGCGAGTCCAATCGACTGCGCAAAGTCCCGTACAAAAGGTGGTGTCACCACAAGTGGTGCAAAAGCCGGCGAGCCCCATGACTCCGAGGGTCGTGACCAGTAATGTCATACGTATTCGCTCTCCCCTTACATCCACAGTCGCAACAGCAATACCGACGGCGGTAGCCGTAGCCACTACCGAGCAACAACAGCAAAACACTGTGACCGCGACTACAACTGTGGCGTCCGGCCAAACACCCGCCGCCGCAATGTCTGGCATCGCCGCTCTGGCCGCAGCGGCAGCCGCCACTCCAAAAATCACCATGAACAATGTCCCCATTATACCACAGGCCGGTGCCGTGACTACGACCAATACCATCAGAATGAAGAATGTTCAACCGAGTCAGCAGATACGCTTTGCTGCGCCAGGTGCTACAGTATTGCGTACCACTTCGCCGCAACAAAGCAAACAGATCATACTGCAGAAGCCCGGCCAGAACATATCTGGTCAGCAGATAGTGCATCTTCTCAAGACCGGACAGGGTATGGTGACCACGGTGCCCAAAGTGAGCCTTATTCCCGGCAAGACTGTTCAAGCGACTGGCGCGAAACCTCTCAATCAAGGACCGACAATATTGCGACTGGTAAATCCTAATACGGTGGCAGGATCAAAGATTCTGACGACCATGAAGGCATCCAGCCTAGTAGCGATGAGCAAAGGACAGAATATTACGGGCAAGCAAACTATAATGATTACCAAACCAGGAGGCAATGGCGGATTGGTTGGTAGACCTAATCAAATCATTGTCGTTACTACCGGTTCGGGTCTTAGAGCTGTGCAAGCTGTGACGACATCACAAGCTGGTACGGGACAAGGGGGTAACATTACTACTCCTGTCAACGTCTTACCGTTGTCGGCTACGAATCACGTCACAAATCAGCAAGGCGTCAAAATGATCGTTGTTTCTTCGGGAGCGATGGGCGGTGGAACTGCCGGCAAGCCAATCACTATCACAGTCCCAGGACAGGGCGGTGTACCAAAGACAGTGACTATCGCTACGAAAGGCAGTCCGCAAGCCATCTTCAATCCCGGCAAGAGTCAAATCGTTGCCGTGCCACAAATGCAAAAAACTCCC gAAGCAGTGATCTCTGGAAAACCAGTGACCTTGCAAATGTCGGGAGGCATAGGTGCAAAGACGGTGACGCTTATGCCAACAAGTAGTTCTATAGTAACTACTTCGAGTGCATCAGATTCGATAGACACCGGTAAAATGCTCTTTGTTTCTTCGCAAAAACAACCTTCAGCTTCCTTAG caTCTACGTCTGACGGGCCAGCTACTACAGACGCTGCGATAGCCGCGTTAGCAGCAGAGGCAGGTCTGATAGATCCCGTTCCGGAACCATCTGGTGGCTTGTCATTTATGGTAGCTGCGGATGATGGTGCTGGAGACGGAGGACAGATGGAGGACAGTTGTAACGGTAACGAAGCAACCACAGCGGCCGCTTTAGTTTCGCAGATGGATGCGGGCGAACCGATGCAAGTCGACGGCGATGGAAACTTTGTACTTCCACAAGTTGACGGACCGATCGATGCTCTCTTATCGGAAGACGAGGAGAAGATGGATCTAGACGAAGAACCTGCTCCTTCGGAAAGCGCGACCGAATCGACTAATATTGACGAGTCAGCAGCGGTCACGGAACAAGACGTTAATATTCAGCCTGAGAATGTCCAAACGGAAGAATCTACAGTAAATGAAGAAGCCGCCACGACCGAAGCAACAACTGACCTTCCAGAATCGATTATTCCTTCCACCACCAGCGAAATTCCCGAGGAAGTTCCTGATAATCCTCCAGTCGATGAAGTACCTATCGAAACTAGCGCTGATGATGCGGAACAGCCGAGTGAAAAGGAAGCAGATATTAAACCGTTAATTGACGAAGCGAAAATGACGAAACCTGATTCACCTTTGATACAATCGCCCGTGGAAGTTCCATCCGAACAGACGACTTTGGAGGACATCGCAAATCCGACGGTGACAAAAACGGACGAAACCCAACAAGAAGAGAGTAGCCAAGCAAAAGATAAAGAGCTCGAATCGCATTCTGCTGAAGATGAAAAGCCCTCGGCGGTTGAGAATCTATCTATCGAAGATACATCGCATCTTTCCAAAGATGAAATTCAAGAAACTGAGAAGAAAGTGAAGGAAGAGACGGAACCGGAAATCGATCTTCCGGGCGAGAATTCTCTCATAAAATCGGAAGATGCCAATGAATCGATGATCACTGACGATGCAACATTGACTGCTGCAGTTAATATAACGCCGACAACGACTCCCGTCATTACGCCGAGTATACAATTGAAACTGGAACCAACAACGGACGAACCTATGGAACAAGACAAGTCACCCGATCTACCAATATCGTCGATCAACGGTGTCGCCTTACCTCTCGAAAAGGAAACAGAAAGCGTAGCAAAAGTACACACTCCTGTGAAAGTGGAGGTGAAAGACGAACTCGCGTCttcgaagagagaaaatttgaagCAAGATAAGCTCAATGATTCTAGATCGGAAACTGGAGACGACTCGACGGCTTTGACGACGTTGGCTACTGCTGCTTTGGGATCAGCCGAGTCACCGATAAAAGTTAAAAGCGAACAG AGCgaggaggagaagaaagagGCAGAATGGTATGACGTGGGAGTAATAAAAGGAACCAGCTTCACGGTCCAGCATTATTACCTTCCTGGCGATGAGCCTTTAGATATTACGCAACCCTTGACGATGGATGTTTTTAAAGGAAGAGCTAAAGTAGCATTAGAACCTGGAACTGCCTACAAATTCAGAGTTGCCGCTGTGAATACTTGCGGACAAAGTGCCTGGAGCGAG GTAGCAGCATTCAAGACGTGTCTTCCGGGCTTTCCGGGCGCACCGAgcgctataaaaatatcaaagtccGCAGACGGCGCACAAATCTCTTGGGAACCGCCGCCAAGCAATGTCGGTCCCATCCTCGAATATTCCGTCTACCTGGCAGTGCGGAGCACCGCGTTGAACAATGACGGGGAACCGAAAACAGTCGTGTCGAATCCAAATCAGTTAGCCTTTATTAGAGTTTATTGCGGTTCGAGTAATTCCTGTTCGGTGAACAATAGTGCCCTTAATGCCGCTCACGTGGACACCACTACGAAACCGGCCATAATCTTTAGAATAGCAGCACGAAACGACAAGGGTTATGGACCGGCGACTCAAGTCAGGTGGCTGCAAG cAGATCCAACCACAGCTGTGAAAAGTAATCCGCAAGCGAAGAGACCCGGCACGGACCTACGCTCGCAGGTGACCTCTCCGCAGAAGAAGATGAAGATGGAAACAGCCGGTGATAATTTCTCGTGA